The Musa acuminata AAA Group cultivar baxijiao chromosome BXJ1-8, Cavendish_Baxijiao_AAA, whole genome shotgun sequence genomic sequence TTTGAACGGTATTAGATCTTATCATTAAGCTCACTAAGTTTACCAGATTGTTTTCTGTCGCTTgttgcttttttattttttaaggttCTCTATTTCTTCCGACGTGTATGAACAACAAAAGCTTGTTTGTTGTTCCTTGATACATAGAATACATAGATTTAGACAGATGATTGTACATTATGATGAGAGGTTTTTCAAATTGATGCAGTTGTTTAAAATGGAAGATGTGAGCATGGGCATGTGGGTTGAGCAGTTCAATCACTCCAAAGCAGTTGAATATATACACAGTCTCAAGTTCTGTCAGTTCGGATGCGTAGATGATTACTACACTGCACACTACCAGTCTCCGAGGCAAATGACATGCATGTGGGACAAGTTGCAGTCAGGGAAACCTGAGTGTTGTAACATGAGATGACATCAATGTGATATGGGAAGGCAAAGTTTTAGTAGTTCTTCAGCCATGTTCATCTGAGTCGACAAGCTACTCTAATGGTGCTTACAAATTcgtttattatttcttttttatttttggtcaCTTTGGTTTAGATGGTGACGGTCGATGAAGAGCTACTCCGCAGCTTCTACATACTATAAGATGAAAATGTGCAGCTCGAACTACAACCGACGACTCTAATGAGAAATTGTGGTGGCTTTAGATCCGATATGGTTCAGAATCCAATGGCTTCTTCATGTCTCTCAGATTCTGTAAAAATGTGCAGCTCGTGCTACAAACGACGACTCTACTGAGAAATTGTGGTGGCTTTAGATCCGATATGGTTCAGAATCCAATGGCTTCTTCATGTCTCAGATTCTGTTAATCTTGGTGATTTGTGACAGACAGAGTGCCGTGCCACTGAATCAAACCTTGTTTCCGTCCTTATCGTCTAAACCCAACAACAGGATACAGCCATTGATGATCTTGGCTGAACTTGCAGTCTTCTGTTTTGATCTGCCTTTTACATATTTGGAGCTGAGGACCACAGAAAGTACATGTATTTATGGAGTTAGATTTCCTTTTGTCGACCAACATTTAGTGCCAAATCTTCAATCTAAAGATAAATCATTAGGCAACAATTAGCAGTGTGGCTGTTCTTAAGCATTTGGGCTTATGGTTCTTGCAAAACTTAAAAGATGCAGGTTGAGATTAGTCTTTTGGCTCTAATCTAATGATTAGTAGATATTGATCATATATTTCTTGCAGTTTGTTCATTCTGTATATATTACTTCCTTGCTGGTACATGCAATCTCTCACAACTTTGTGCTGTCAAtgtaggaggagaaggagagagagaagaaagaaaacgagGTTCTATCTGAAGTAAAAGAAATTGATCACGATGAATCTAAATTGGAGATCATTTTGCTTGGTTGATGCATGatattatgaataaaaaaaaactttcctGGACATTTAATTCCCATATTAGAATCTCACTTCTCAGGCTTCCATTAATGGACCCATCAGTCGATATTGACTCAACAGCTTGGATATCCCAAAGCATTCTAATGTATTGAGATGCGTGAGGAAAATGATGGCATCCATTAATGGCCGTCTCACCAGCCACAGTGTTCTTCACCCTTCTGCTCACATCTTatagtatatatacatacatacatagagagagagagagagaatgttaATAATAGTAAATATAATGAGGAAAATTCAAAAAGATCTGGTCTGGCTAAGTTCTACGGATCATATTCGTCAGTCCTAAATCCGTTGCCGTCAGCTGTTCTCAGGACTTTCATGTCTCTTCTGGATTCCATCAGCAGTAACCGCTGGTGGAAACGTACGAAGAGAGGAAGCTTGCAGATTTTTGGAGCAGCGGTAGCATGAGAAAAAGCGTTCTCTATATTATGATATtaatcccctctctctctctctctctcgtatttACTTCGCCTAAAGGTTCAGTAAAAGCATGTTGGCTCGAACCTACCACCTCTGTATTTACTTCGCCTAAAGGTTCAGTAAAAGCAGGTTGGCTCGAACCTACCACCTCTGTTTTCACCAGCTATGGTGTTTACTTACATTTACTGCTCCAACACCCACTACACTGTTCGCCCTCTATAAAAGGTCGCAACTCTTCTCGTGCCCGACATGCATTTGGTGACTCCTATACCTCagtcttagagagagagagggagagagagagcgagagatggCAAAGTTGGCTGTTGCGTTCACGGAGCTGCTTGTGCTTGCCCTTGTCCTGGCCCCAGCCACCGCCAGGAACGTGCCTGACCTCGTCACAGCAACCACCAAAACGCCAACCGGCGGCGACGCCAGTGCAGGGCTCGAAGACAAGAAAAACTTCGTCTTTGGTGGAGTCGGTGGCATTGCTGGTGGTTATGGTGGCGCTGCTGGTGTAGCTGGACTCGGTGGGCTCGGCGGCCTCGGCGGGGTTGGTGGAGTGGGTGGTCTCGGTGGACTTGGCGGGGTTGGCGGTGTGGGAACCGGCGCCGGAGGCGgtttcggcggcggcggcgctggTGGCATCACACCGTGAGTGGGTCTAATTCCCTGTGTACGTGCATGTCAATGCATGTATGTGGTATGTCTCTGTGATAGTCATAGTAGTAGCTTTCTGAAAGAGTTGTGTTCGTTTCTAGTTCCAGTTCGGTCGTAGCAAGAGATGTATCCTAGTTTAGCCTGCTCTATGCCATGATCACTGCATGTTCCAAACACAACTGTGGGTGCACACTTCATGCCATATCACCTCTCAAAGTGACATATTCTAACAAGTACGGACTTGATTCATGAACACAAACCAGACTTGATCGTCAAGCCCTGAAATGAACATGGGCTCATCACATGGTTGGTTGTGCCAATAAAATACTTTGTTCAAATGATCCTGCATAACCAAATTCCCACCAATTTTTCTTATCTAAACTTGCAACGTAAAAAAGGGTCCTTTCTTTCAGAGTCGTTGAACCAACAATTGTACTCGATTATGTTTTCACGGCTACAAATGACTCACTGCTTAGAAGACACGCTGAGGATTTGTTTGGAACAAGGAGATCCACAATTCAAATCATGTGTCTACCATACAAACGCTGTCCCAATCGATTCAGAAATTATGCACTTGTAATTCTCTAAATCCTGATATAATCCAAAGTAACGCAATAAGGCCTCATAAATGTCAGATGAATCAGACACGTTATGGCGGTTGCAGCCGTATTTAAGATTCTTACACTAATAACTGTCACTTCCATCGAACCCATATTAGTGCCAGGTTGCACTAATATGCAAAACGTGGCAATCATCATGAAGACATTATAACATTATTAATAGGAAAACGGGCAATAAGCGCTTTTGGGTGTTCTTTAGCCGTCGATAAAACCTATTAGCTAAAGGGTGATGCCGTTCGTCACTAAGTGTGTACAGGCAGCAAAACGTAAAATTAGTTGCTATCCCATTATTCTTATGAATTTAACACTTTTATAATGGAAACGCTACTTTTATTTGACAAATTATAAATTCGTCTAGTGGTTTGATTGAAACCCTTTACGATGTGATGAGGTGACACGCGGCCCGTGCATCCTCATTTTATAGTGACGACAAGCGCGTGCGTACGTGTGTTACATGCAGATGAGTTTCTAGCATTTAGCTAGATAGTTTATGGGGAACAAATTCGACCTTCGAAGATACAACTCTTTAGTCAGAGATGACTCACCTGTAGATAACGAGTTGATCCAAGGGTATGCTGCCGGCCACTGTAGTATGATCGCAGCTGTTGTTCATCACCACTGCTGACAATTGTTTTGGATCTaggaaacaaaaaaataataataataatacattggCAGCTGATGTCAAAGCTAGTAATCAAAAGCACGTGACCCCTTTTGTTATGCGGAACAAGGAAAATGATATTTAAGTTGACTGACTCACCCTAGAAACTCTTCTGAGATGATGTTGTATCTCACAACAGTGATGCAGGAGAGACTACTTGATCGACATAGGCTGTTTACTGATCATAGGCTGTAAACAAGAGCTCCACAAAATGTTTAGAGGGCAGTTTAGAAAGCACAATGAAACAATAAAGAAAGAATAAATCATTTAGTTTATAATCACAAGCGATAATAAAGCATCAACAAAGCAACTGCCTGTTCATATGGAAAGAAAGAATCACGTCCAGGCTATACACGCATGACATACAATATGCTAAGCTACTCCCATCCCGGTTCCCAGCAAGCAAGAACATAGAAGTCCCAGCAAGCAAGAACATGGAAGGAAAATACTCATTCGCAACCGGGAATGCTAAAGCCACAAATCACCAGTGTTCATGAAACTAGTAGGCTATACCATTACACAAACAGAACCAGTCCTATAAGGGAAAGGGTGGTTTCCACAGTAGCATATCCATTGACATTAGCATTTAAAGCCATGACACACAGACAAAACTATGATAAGGATAAGCGCAATAATGATGCCCAAGACGATCAGTTTGATCTTCATGTTCTGTAGCCACATCTTCCTTCTCATCTTTGTCCCTTGCTGCCTAAAATCTTGTGCCTGTGATATCAAACATTAGAGAGGAAGTTATTAGAAAATGTATGACAACAAATGGAAAGCATGGTTCTCCTATACTATTACGGTGATATAATGAAGAGTTTGTTTGATGAGGCAGCATTCTTGGGGACCTCCTAACTGACTTCCATTATATATACAACTTGCATACCTGGGAATGAAGGTTTTCTGTCTTGTCAACAAGCAACTCAATTTTCTCCCCACGGTCAAGAACCTGAAGGATCAAGAAATATTATCAAAAGAACAGAATTCATAACATCCCACCGCTGCATGAAAAAAAAAGCCTAGCATGAACTTTTCAATTAAATGGAAACAACTTAGCACCTTTTCAATGTTTTCCATCATAACTCCTTTGACTTCAGAAACCTGAGCTTTCACCTTGGCAAGCTTGCTTATCTCTTCAGGGTGGTCTACGCAGTACTGCATGTGCTCTTTAAGCTTGGACCTGATGTGATAGTGAGAGATACATTATTAACTTTGCTTAGACAACATTAGATGAATTGTTTGAACATTTGCATGGATTTCAGAAAGGTCACCCAAACTCGCGGCTGAGACTATTTGCAGAAGCAGTTGCAGCCTTTCCTGCCCCATACTTTTTGTTGAagtcctccttcaccctctctagaAAGGCAATGGGAATTTGC encodes the following:
- the LOC135680345 gene encoding glycine-rich protein 5-like — its product is MAKLAVAFTELLVLALVLAPATARNVPDLVTATTKTPTGGDASAGLEDKKNFVFGGVGGIAGGYGGAAGVAGLGGLGGLGGVGGVGGLGGLGGVGGVGTGAGGGFGGGGAGGITP